In one window of Henckelia pumila isolate YLH828 chromosome 1, ASM3356847v2, whole genome shotgun sequence DNA:
- the LOC140876440 gene encoding uncharacterized protein isoform X2, translated as MFWKLTALSASSPVESVLDKENFTLEDLLDEEEIIQECKALNSRLINFLRDRAQVEQMLRYIVEEPAEDADSRRIFKFPFIACEIFTCEIDVILKTLVEEDELMDLLFSFLEPNRPHSALLAGYFSKVVVCLMLRKTVPLMNYVKAHQEVFVQLVDLIGITSIMEVLVRLVGADDQLYPNSFDVMQWLASSNLLEMIVDKLNILSSPEVHANAAETLCAITRNAPSPMFTKLSSPSFVERIFAHGLEEAQSKSSLVHSLSVCISLLDPKRSLPSPAMYSFRSQHTYESTVNVNPDTVGAMLPKLGELLILLNVSSDAKMLPTTYGELRPPLGKHRLKIVEFIAVLLKTGNVVAEKELVNSGTIERVLNLFFEYPYNNALHHHVESIVYSCLDSKDVAIRDYLLLDCHLVEKILHTEKSPLLSGDLIQPTVPASGRQAPKAGYFGHLTRISNKLVQLGSNDTRIQMHLQENSEWKEWHSTGLQERNMIENVYRWACGRPTALHDKNRDSDEEDIHDRDYDVAALANNLSQAFRYTMYDNDDAEGHGSLDRDDEDVYFDDESAEVVISSLRLGNEQGSLFTNSNWFAFQDDERNGDASMSPSPSSDMMGDNDLNGTSNGNSSSDDEVVVGEDNELDSKISANGSSSPNAKAFYGFNAISNKGNESFAETKNSITPGDSAFFPFETPDSDDPFGEDRPIPEWVAWGETSDFQVGGSSVNPFDDPTDINNNLANSAKEISPHVPASSSDDSISGATSSSIDSNDSSSKSDLINKGAAVPLLFEEDVEFVGVELEGTEKAMEHALKEGIVGEAGAMKRNTVPKKTEKEDSDTDGAVMKEFSDSNYWKVEHEVAVLE; from the exons ATGTTTTGGAAGCTCACAGCTCTGTCTGCTTCTTCTCCT GTTGAGTCAGTGCTGGACAAGGAAAATTTTACATTGGAAGACCTTTTGGATGAAGAAGAGATTATTCAAGAATGCAAAGCATTAAACAGCCGCCTAATAAATTT CTTGAGAGATCGGGCTCAGGTTGAACAGATGCTGCGATATATTGTGGAGGAGCCTGCAGAGGATGCAGACAGCAGGCGGATTTTCAA GTTTCCTTTCATTGCCTGTGAAATTTTTACATGTGAAATTGATGTCATCTTGAAGACATTGGTGGAGGAAGATGAG CTCATGGATTTACTCTTTTCTTTCTTGGAACCAAACCGTCCTCATAGTGCACTGTTGGCTGGATATTTTAGCAAG GTTGTAGTGTGCCTCATGTTACGGAAAACTGTTCCCCTCATGAATTATGTCAAG GCTCACCAAGAAGTGTTTGTGCAGCTGGTCGATTTGATTGGTATCACATCCATCATGGAG GTTTTGGTACGACTTGTAGGTGCAGACGATCAACTTTATCCCAATTCTTTCGATGTGATGCAGTGGCTGGCGAGTAgcaatttattagaaatgattGTGGATAAACTGAATATTCTG AGTTCTCCTGAAGTGCATGCTAATGCAGCAGAAACTTTATGTGCTATAACCAGAAATGCACCATCACCTATGTTCACTAAACTATCCAGTCCAAG TTTTGTTGAGAGGATCTTTGCCCATGGACTTGAAGAGGCACAGTCAAAATCTTCCCTTGTTCACTCACTATCTGTCTGTATTTCATTGTTGGATCCGAAGAGATCGCTTCCTTCACCAGCGATGTATTCTTTCAGAAGTCAACACACGTATGAATCAACAGTAAATGTTAACCCGGATACTGTCGGTGCAATGCTTCCAAAACTTG GCGAGTTGCTTATTCTTTTGAATGTCTCATCGGATGCAAAGATGTTACCGACAACATATGGTGAACTGAGACCTCCTCTTGGAAAACATCGTCTAAAG ATCGTTGAATTCATTGCGGTGCTTCTTAAAACTGGCAACGTGGTGGCAGAGAAAGAATTGGTCAACTCAGGGACCATTGAGAGAGTCCTCAATCTCTTTTTTGA ATATCCATACAACAATGCGTTGCATCACCATGTGGAGAGCATAGTATATTCTTGCTTGGACAGCAAAGATGTTGCCATTCGTGATTATCTTCTCCTGGATTGTCATTTGGTTGAAAAAATTCTTCACACAGAGAAAAGTCCCCTGCTCTCTGGTGATCTTATTCAG CCAACTGTGCCAGCATCTGGGAGACAGGCTCCTAAGGCAGGATACTTTGGACACCtaacaagaatttcaaataaattagttCAGTTGGGAAGCAATGATACTCGAATTCAAATGCATCTTCAG GAAAATAGTGAGTGGAAGGAGTGGCACTCCACTGGCTTACAGGAGCGCAATATGATTGAGAATGTTTATCGATGGGCTTGTGG GCGACCCACTGCATTGCATGACAAGAACAGGGATAGTGATGAAGAAGACATTCATGATAGGGATTATGATGTTGCAGCTCTGGCAAATAATTTGAGCCAAGCATTTAGATACACCATGTATGATAATGATGATGCTGAG GGTCATGGATCTCTTGATCGTGATGACGAG GATGTCTACTTTGATGATGAATCTGCTGAAGTCGTGATTTCATCCCTAAGGTTGGGTAATGAGCAAGGGAG TTTGTTCACAAATTCCAACTGGTTTGCATTCCAAGATGATGAGAGAAATGGAGACGCAAGTATGAGCCCATCACCGTCATCTGACATGATGGGCGATAATGACCTGAATGGAACATCAAACGGTAACAGTAGTAGTGATGATGAGGTAGTAGTCGGGGAGGATAATGAGTTGGATAGCAAAATTTCTGCCAATGGCTCATCTAGTCCCAATGCAAAAGCCTTCTATGGATTCAATGCCATCAGCAACAAGGGAAACGAGTCATTTGCTGAAACCAAGAATAGCATTACCCCTGGTGACTCGGCTTTCTTTCCCTTCGAGACTCCAGACAGTGACGACCCATTTGGAGAAGACAGACCTATACCCGAATGGGTGGCATGGGGTGAAACATCCGATTTCCAAGTTGGTGGATCTAGTGTGAATCCATTTGATGATCCGACTGATATTAACAACAATCTTGCAAATTCAGCAAAGGAAATCTCTCCCCACGTACCTGCATCTTCTAGTGACGATTCCATATCAGGAGCAACATCTTCTTCTATAGATTCCAATGATAGCTCATCTAAATCTGATTTAATTAACAAAGGTGCTGCTGTACCCTTGTTGTTTGAAGAGGATGTTGAATTCGTGGGCGTGGAATTAGAGGGCACAGAGAAGGCAATGGAACATGCTCTAAAGGAAGGGATCGTAGGAGAAGCTGGGGCAATGAAAAGAAACACCGTTCCGAAGAAAACAGAAAAGGAGGACTCAGACACTGACGGTGCAGTGATGAAAGAATTCAGCGATTCTAACTATTGGAAAGTTGAGCATGAGGTTGCGGTTTTGGAGTAA
- the LOC140876440 gene encoding uncharacterized protein isoform X3, translating into MLGEDRVESVLDKENFTLEDLLDEEEIIQECKALNSRLINFLRDRAQVEQMLRYIVEEPAEDADSRRIFKFPFIACEIFTCEIDVILKTLVEEDELMDLLFSFLEPNRPHSALLAGYFSKVVVCLMLRKTVPLMNYVKAHQEVFVQLVDLIGITSIMEVLVRLVGADDQLYPNSFDVMQWLASSNLLEMIVDKLNILSSPEVHANAAETLCAITRNAPSPMFTKLSSPSFVERIFAHGLEEAQSKSSLVHSLSVCISLLDPKRSLPSPAMYSFRSQHTYESTVNVNPDTVGAMLPKLGELLILLNVSSDAKMLPTTYGELRPPLGKHRLKIVEFIAVLLKTGNVVAEKELVNSGTIERVLNLFFEYPYNNALHHHVESIVYSCLDSKDVAIRDYLLLDCHLVEKILHTEKSPLLSGDLIQPTVPASGRQAPKAGYFGHLTRISNKLVQLGSNDTRIQMHLQENSEWKEWHSTGLQERNMIENVYRWACGRPTALHDKNRDSDEEDIHDRDYDVAALANNLSQAFRYTMYDNDDAEGHGSLDRDDEDVYFDDESAEVVISSLRLGNEQGSSLFTNSNWFAFQDDERNGDASMSPSPSSDMMGDNDLNGTSNGNSSSDDEVVVGEDNELDSKISANGSSSPNAKAFYGFNAISNKGNESFAETKNSITPGDSAFFPFETPDSDDPFGEDRPIPEWVAWGETSDFQVGGSSVNPFDDPTDINNNLANSAKEISPHVPASSSDDSISGATSSSIDSNDSSSKSDLINKGAAVPLLFEEDVEFVGVELEGTEKAMEHALKEGIVGEAGAMKRNTVPKKTEKEDSDTDGAVMKEFSDSNYWKVEHEVAVLE; encoded by the exons ATGCTGGGAGAAGATCGA GTTGAGTCAGTGCTGGACAAGGAAAATTTTACATTGGAAGACCTTTTGGATGAAGAAGAGATTATTCAAGAATGCAAAGCATTAAACAGCCGCCTAATAAATTT CTTGAGAGATCGGGCTCAGGTTGAACAGATGCTGCGATATATTGTGGAGGAGCCTGCAGAGGATGCAGACAGCAGGCGGATTTTCAA GTTTCCTTTCATTGCCTGTGAAATTTTTACATGTGAAATTGATGTCATCTTGAAGACATTGGTGGAGGAAGATGAG CTCATGGATTTACTCTTTTCTTTCTTGGAACCAAACCGTCCTCATAGTGCACTGTTGGCTGGATATTTTAGCAAG GTTGTAGTGTGCCTCATGTTACGGAAAACTGTTCCCCTCATGAATTATGTCAAG GCTCACCAAGAAGTGTTTGTGCAGCTGGTCGATTTGATTGGTATCACATCCATCATGGAG GTTTTGGTACGACTTGTAGGTGCAGACGATCAACTTTATCCCAATTCTTTCGATGTGATGCAGTGGCTGGCGAGTAgcaatttattagaaatgattGTGGATAAACTGAATATTCTG AGTTCTCCTGAAGTGCATGCTAATGCAGCAGAAACTTTATGTGCTATAACCAGAAATGCACCATCACCTATGTTCACTAAACTATCCAGTCCAAG TTTTGTTGAGAGGATCTTTGCCCATGGACTTGAAGAGGCACAGTCAAAATCTTCCCTTGTTCACTCACTATCTGTCTGTATTTCATTGTTGGATCCGAAGAGATCGCTTCCTTCACCAGCGATGTATTCTTTCAGAAGTCAACACACGTATGAATCAACAGTAAATGTTAACCCGGATACTGTCGGTGCAATGCTTCCAAAACTTG GCGAGTTGCTTATTCTTTTGAATGTCTCATCGGATGCAAAGATGTTACCGACAACATATGGTGAACTGAGACCTCCTCTTGGAAAACATCGTCTAAAG ATCGTTGAATTCATTGCGGTGCTTCTTAAAACTGGCAACGTGGTGGCAGAGAAAGAATTGGTCAACTCAGGGACCATTGAGAGAGTCCTCAATCTCTTTTTTGA ATATCCATACAACAATGCGTTGCATCACCATGTGGAGAGCATAGTATATTCTTGCTTGGACAGCAAAGATGTTGCCATTCGTGATTATCTTCTCCTGGATTGTCATTTGGTTGAAAAAATTCTTCACACAGAGAAAAGTCCCCTGCTCTCTGGTGATCTTATTCAG CCAACTGTGCCAGCATCTGGGAGACAGGCTCCTAAGGCAGGATACTTTGGACACCtaacaagaatttcaaataaattagttCAGTTGGGAAGCAATGATACTCGAATTCAAATGCATCTTCAG GAAAATAGTGAGTGGAAGGAGTGGCACTCCACTGGCTTACAGGAGCGCAATATGATTGAGAATGTTTATCGATGGGCTTGTGG GCGACCCACTGCATTGCATGACAAGAACAGGGATAGTGATGAAGAAGACATTCATGATAGGGATTATGATGTTGCAGCTCTGGCAAATAATTTGAGCCAAGCATTTAGATACACCATGTATGATAATGATGATGCTGAG GGTCATGGATCTCTTGATCGTGATGACGAG GATGTCTACTTTGATGATGAATCTGCTGAAGTCGTGATTTCATCCCTAAGGTTGGGTAATGAGCAAGGGAG CAGTTTGTTCACAAATTCCAACTGGTTTGCATTCCAAGATGATGAGAGAAATGGAGACGCAAGTATGAGCCCATCACCGTCATCTGACATGATGGGCGATAATGACCTGAATGGAACATCAAACGGTAACAGTAGTAGTGATGATGAGGTAGTAGTCGGGGAGGATAATGAGTTGGATAGCAAAATTTCTGCCAATGGCTCATCTAGTCCCAATGCAAAAGCCTTCTATGGATTCAATGCCATCAGCAACAAGGGAAACGAGTCATTTGCTGAAACCAAGAATAGCATTACCCCTGGTGACTCGGCTTTCTTTCCCTTCGAGACTCCAGACAGTGACGACCCATTTGGAGAAGACAGACCTATACCCGAATGGGTGGCATGGGGTGAAACATCCGATTTCCAAGTTGGTGGATCTAGTGTGAATCCATTTGATGATCCGACTGATATTAACAACAATCTTGCAAATTCAGCAAAGGAAATCTCTCCCCACGTACCTGCATCTTCTAGTGACGATTCCATATCAGGAGCAACATCTTCTTCTATAGATTCCAATGATAGCTCATCTAAATCTGATTTAATTAACAAAGGTGCTGCTGTACCCTTGTTGTTTGAAGAGGATGTTGAATTCGTGGGCGTGGAATTAGAGGGCACAGAGAAGGCAATGGAACATGCTCTAAAGGAAGGGATCGTAGGAGAAGCTGGGGCAATGAAAAGAAACACCGTTCCGAAGAAAACAGAAAAGGAGGACTCAGACACTGACGGTGCAGTGATGAAAGAATTCAGCGATTCTAACTATTGGAAAGTTGAGCATGAGGTTGCGGTTTTGGAGTAA
- the LOC140876440 gene encoding uncharacterized protein isoform X1, whose product MFWKLTALSASSPVESVLDKENFTLEDLLDEEEIIQECKALNSRLINFLRDRAQVEQMLRYIVEEPAEDADSRRIFKFPFIACEIFTCEIDVILKTLVEEDELMDLLFSFLEPNRPHSALLAGYFSKVVVCLMLRKTVPLMNYVKAHQEVFVQLVDLIGITSIMEVLVRLVGADDQLYPNSFDVMQWLASSNLLEMIVDKLNILSSPEVHANAAETLCAITRNAPSPMFTKLSSPSFVERIFAHGLEEAQSKSSLVHSLSVCISLLDPKRSLPSPAMYSFRSQHTYESTVNVNPDTVGAMLPKLGELLILLNVSSDAKMLPTTYGELRPPLGKHRLKIVEFIAVLLKTGNVVAEKELVNSGTIERVLNLFFEYPYNNALHHHVESIVYSCLDSKDVAIRDYLLLDCHLVEKILHTEKSPLLSGDLIQPTVPASGRQAPKAGYFGHLTRISNKLVQLGSNDTRIQMHLQENSEWKEWHSTGLQERNMIENVYRWACGRPTALHDKNRDSDEEDIHDRDYDVAALANNLSQAFRYTMYDNDDAEGHGSLDRDDEDVYFDDESAEVVISSLRLGNEQGSSLFTNSNWFAFQDDERNGDASMSPSPSSDMMGDNDLNGTSNGNSSSDDEVVVGEDNELDSKISANGSSSPNAKAFYGFNAISNKGNESFAETKNSITPGDSAFFPFETPDSDDPFGEDRPIPEWVAWGETSDFQVGGSSVNPFDDPTDINNNLANSAKEISPHVPASSSDDSISGATSSSIDSNDSSSKSDLINKGAAVPLLFEEDVEFVGVELEGTEKAMEHALKEGIVGEAGAMKRNTVPKKTEKEDSDTDGAVMKEFSDSNYWKVEHEVAVLE is encoded by the exons ATGTTTTGGAAGCTCACAGCTCTGTCTGCTTCTTCTCCT GTTGAGTCAGTGCTGGACAAGGAAAATTTTACATTGGAAGACCTTTTGGATGAAGAAGAGATTATTCAAGAATGCAAAGCATTAAACAGCCGCCTAATAAATTT CTTGAGAGATCGGGCTCAGGTTGAACAGATGCTGCGATATATTGTGGAGGAGCCTGCAGAGGATGCAGACAGCAGGCGGATTTTCAA GTTTCCTTTCATTGCCTGTGAAATTTTTACATGTGAAATTGATGTCATCTTGAAGACATTGGTGGAGGAAGATGAG CTCATGGATTTACTCTTTTCTTTCTTGGAACCAAACCGTCCTCATAGTGCACTGTTGGCTGGATATTTTAGCAAG GTTGTAGTGTGCCTCATGTTACGGAAAACTGTTCCCCTCATGAATTATGTCAAG GCTCACCAAGAAGTGTTTGTGCAGCTGGTCGATTTGATTGGTATCACATCCATCATGGAG GTTTTGGTACGACTTGTAGGTGCAGACGATCAACTTTATCCCAATTCTTTCGATGTGATGCAGTGGCTGGCGAGTAgcaatttattagaaatgattGTGGATAAACTGAATATTCTG AGTTCTCCTGAAGTGCATGCTAATGCAGCAGAAACTTTATGTGCTATAACCAGAAATGCACCATCACCTATGTTCACTAAACTATCCAGTCCAAG TTTTGTTGAGAGGATCTTTGCCCATGGACTTGAAGAGGCACAGTCAAAATCTTCCCTTGTTCACTCACTATCTGTCTGTATTTCATTGTTGGATCCGAAGAGATCGCTTCCTTCACCAGCGATGTATTCTTTCAGAAGTCAACACACGTATGAATCAACAGTAAATGTTAACCCGGATACTGTCGGTGCAATGCTTCCAAAACTTG GCGAGTTGCTTATTCTTTTGAATGTCTCATCGGATGCAAAGATGTTACCGACAACATATGGTGAACTGAGACCTCCTCTTGGAAAACATCGTCTAAAG ATCGTTGAATTCATTGCGGTGCTTCTTAAAACTGGCAACGTGGTGGCAGAGAAAGAATTGGTCAACTCAGGGACCATTGAGAGAGTCCTCAATCTCTTTTTTGA ATATCCATACAACAATGCGTTGCATCACCATGTGGAGAGCATAGTATATTCTTGCTTGGACAGCAAAGATGTTGCCATTCGTGATTATCTTCTCCTGGATTGTCATTTGGTTGAAAAAATTCTTCACACAGAGAAAAGTCCCCTGCTCTCTGGTGATCTTATTCAG CCAACTGTGCCAGCATCTGGGAGACAGGCTCCTAAGGCAGGATACTTTGGACACCtaacaagaatttcaaataaattagttCAGTTGGGAAGCAATGATACTCGAATTCAAATGCATCTTCAG GAAAATAGTGAGTGGAAGGAGTGGCACTCCACTGGCTTACAGGAGCGCAATATGATTGAGAATGTTTATCGATGGGCTTGTGG GCGACCCACTGCATTGCATGACAAGAACAGGGATAGTGATGAAGAAGACATTCATGATAGGGATTATGATGTTGCAGCTCTGGCAAATAATTTGAGCCAAGCATTTAGATACACCATGTATGATAATGATGATGCTGAG GGTCATGGATCTCTTGATCGTGATGACGAG GATGTCTACTTTGATGATGAATCTGCTGAAGTCGTGATTTCATCCCTAAGGTTGGGTAATGAGCAAGGGAG CAGTTTGTTCACAAATTCCAACTGGTTTGCATTCCAAGATGATGAGAGAAATGGAGACGCAAGTATGAGCCCATCACCGTCATCTGACATGATGGGCGATAATGACCTGAATGGAACATCAAACGGTAACAGTAGTAGTGATGATGAGGTAGTAGTCGGGGAGGATAATGAGTTGGATAGCAAAATTTCTGCCAATGGCTCATCTAGTCCCAATGCAAAAGCCTTCTATGGATTCAATGCCATCAGCAACAAGGGAAACGAGTCATTTGCTGAAACCAAGAATAGCATTACCCCTGGTGACTCGGCTTTCTTTCCCTTCGAGACTCCAGACAGTGACGACCCATTTGGAGAAGACAGACCTATACCCGAATGGGTGGCATGGGGTGAAACATCCGATTTCCAAGTTGGTGGATCTAGTGTGAATCCATTTGATGATCCGACTGATATTAACAACAATCTTGCAAATTCAGCAAAGGAAATCTCTCCCCACGTACCTGCATCTTCTAGTGACGATTCCATATCAGGAGCAACATCTTCTTCTATAGATTCCAATGATAGCTCATCTAAATCTGATTTAATTAACAAAGGTGCTGCTGTACCCTTGTTGTTTGAAGAGGATGTTGAATTCGTGGGCGTGGAATTAGAGGGCACAGAGAAGGCAATGGAACATGCTCTAAAGGAAGGGATCGTAGGAGAAGCTGGGGCAATGAAAAGAAACACCGTTCCGAAGAAAACAGAAAAGGAGGACTCAGACACTGACGGTGCAGTGATGAAAGAATTCAGCGATTCTAACTATTGGAAAGTTGAGCATGAGGTTGCGGTTTTGGAGTAA